A single Lolium perenne isolate Kyuss_39 chromosome 6, Kyuss_2.0, whole genome shotgun sequence DNA region contains:
- the LOC139832694 gene encoding uncharacterized protein, which translates to MGSGRLRSSCCVDNDVGFVQVSGLVLRQEDAMGDCPGHGGGGLLHRRSRVELQGIEDGRGLLDACRMVELSGVMVTLTAGMARPAEAPPPPIHRRRTISAARELRRHAETQATRLAHLGPELRQIWAEQAPPAFAALPPTGCAAVPSPTRRAGLTPPRRTAASRGVPRRQGAPVPPPRRGEIGRINWSHNARSTDPDAEVNLLWDLLATATAGGLTAEDLLCTIAERRVLPLQMRTHKIGHMSGRFDPNRTSKVPLTKAQVASRVNHITKANLAEDWSYGLVPCDRNHPPARVFERQNAEDGDLATKRWTPDLVDPADQAGDHAGDDDLPQAPDLGGQGEHNPPPSPEHQEEEEPATSGTGPIPAVPLRTRPPSATATSAPKGTKRAGSTAAAESRAKKQRRHQPKKVPEQAG; encoded by the exons ATGGGCTCGGGAAGGCTGCGGTCATCCTGCTGCGTCGACAACGATGTTGGCTTCGTGCAGGTTTCTGGGCTTGTTCTGAGGCAAGAGGATGCCATGGGCGACTGCCctgggcatggtggtggtggcctCCTCCATCGCCGGAG CCGCGTGGAGCTGCAGGGTATCGAAGACGGGCGCGGACTGCTGGacgcgtgcaggatggtggagctgtctggcgtcatggtgacaTTGACGGCAGGTATGGCAAG GCCGGCCGAAGCACCGCCGCCACCCATCCACCGCCGTCGCACCATCTCCGCCGCCAGGGAGCTCCGCCGGCACGCCGAAACGCAGGCAACCCGCCTAGCCCATCTGGGCCCCGAACTGAGGCAGATCTGGGCCGAGCAGGCCCCGCCCGCCTTCGCTGCTCTGCCGCCAACTGGCTGCGCCGCCGTCCCTTCTCCCACCCGGCGCGCGGGTCTCACGCCGCCGCGCCGGACCGCCGCCAGCCGAGGTGTACCGCGCCGCCAAGGAGCCCCCGTGCCCCCGCCGCGCCGCGGGGAAA ttggcaggatcaactggagccacaacgcccgctcgacggatccggacgcggaggtgaacctgctctgggatctcctggcgacagccaccgctggcgggctgactgccgaagatcttctctgcaccatcgccgagcgccgggtgctgccgctccagatgcgcacccacaagatcgggcacatgtccggccggttcgatccgaaccggacgtccaaggtgccgctcaccaaggcccaggtggccagccgggtgaaccacatcaccaaggcgaacctggcggaggactggagctacgggctggtgccctgcgacaggaaccatccaccggcgcgg gtttttgagcgccagaacgccgaggacggcgacctggcgacgaagaggtggacgccggatctcgtcgatccggctgaccaagccggcgaccatgccggcgacgacgacctgccgcaggcgcctgatctaggcggccagggggagcacaatccgcccccttcaccagagcaccaggaggaggaggagccggcgacgtccggcacggggccaatccccgccgtgcctctgcgcacgaggccgccaagcgccacggcgacttcggcgcccaagggcacgaagagagccggctccaccgccgccgcggagtcgagggcgaagaaacagcgccggcatcagccgaagaaggtcccggagcaagccgggtga
- the LOC139832199 gene encoding uncharacterized protein yields the protein MEDHLASMAARIEPVTKLGWELRKAAEELVPMLWPGEAAPQDISGLISSMERAPDRFLDWKESATRAGADMALSFVLSWYNEVDLGQLEFRRAGVEDKLPAELKAARLARASTIAGFVDKALFVADPNPPPSDEEYMDDEEAEDVPEDDPAAGSADAPPA from the coding sequence atggaggaccatctggcgtccatggctgcccgcatcgagcccgtcaccaagctcggctgggagctgcggaaggcggccgaagagctggtgcccatgctgtggcctggggaggcggcgccgcaagacatctccggcctcatctcttcgatggagcgggcgccggaccgcttcctcgactggaaggagtcggccacgcgcgccggtgccgacatggcgctatccttcgtcctctcctggtacaacgaggtggacctggggcagcttgagttccggcgagccggcgtggaggacaagctcccggctgagctcaaggccgcccgccttgctcgagccagcaccatcgccggcttcgtcgacaaggccctcttcgtcgcggacccgaaccctcctccatccgatgaagaatacatggatgatgaggaggcggaagacgtgcctgaggacgacccggca